From the Hylaeus volcanicus isolate JK05 chromosome 4, UHH_iyHylVolc1.0_haploid, whole genome shotgun sequence genome, one window contains:
- the LOC128875542 gene encoding adiponectin receptor protein, which produces MSHYEDFIVEDKGSDENSTIESGIRHRIPWSDRVSLNSEIPGLHEVKELLDDDDASCLAEEEDGVGCPLPSTPEDDHLLDCEMTEVLKAGVLSDEIDLGALAHNAAEQAEEFVRKVWEASWKQCHFRNLPRWLQDNDFLHAGHRPPLPSFYACFKSIFRIHTETGNIWTHLLGCVAFIGIAIFFITQPPIEIQLEEKLVFGTFFAGAILCLGLSFAFHTVHCHSECVGKLFSKLDYCGIAMLIMGSFVPWLYYGFYCDYQPKLIYLSVVVILGVTSIVVSLWERFGEPSYRPLRAGVFMGFGLSGVIPAVHYAIAEGWFKAISQASLGWLILMGCLYILGAMFYALRVPERFFPGKFDIWFQSHQIFHVLVIAAAFVHYHGITEMAMYRMTIGDCTNPSQVIAF; this is translated from the exons ATGTCACACTATGAGGATTTCATTGTGGAAGACAAAGGAAGCGATGAAAATAGTACAATAGAATCAGGAATTCGTCATAGAATTCCATGGAGTGATCGTGTATCATTGAATAGTGAAATACCTGGGTTACATGAAGTTAAAGAATTGTTAGATGATGATGATGCCAGCTGTTTGGCAGAAGAGGAAGATGGAGTTGGGTGTCCTCTACCTTCGACTCCAGAAGATGATCACCTTTTGGATTGTGAG atGACAGAGGTGTTGAAAGCTGGTGTATTAAGCGATGAAATTGATCTGGGTGCATTGGCACATAATGCTGCTGAGCAGGCTGAAGAATTTGTTCGCAAG GTATGGGAAGCATCGTGGAAGCAATGTCACTTTAGAAACCTCCCGAGATGGTTACAAGATAATGATTTCTTGCATGCTGGTCATAGACCACCGTTACCATCATTTTATGCTTGctttaaaagtatatttcgaATTCATACAGAAACTGGAAATATTTGGACTCATTTACTCG GATGTGTGGCATTTATTGGCATAgctatatttttcataacacAGCCTCCTATAGAAATACAACTGGAAGAAAAATTGGTATTCGGTACTTTCTTTGCCGGAGCTATCTTATGTCTGGGACTGTCATTTGCCTTTCATACAGTACACTGCCACAGTGAATGCGTTGGAAAGTTGTTTTCAAAACTAGACTATTGTGGAATAGCTATGCTAATTATGGGTAGTTTTGTGCCATGGTTGTATTATGGTTTCTACTGTGATTATCAACCTAAACTTATTTACTTATCCGTGGTCGTAATACTTGGTGTAACAAGTATTGTTGTATCATTATGGGAAAGATTTGGTGAACCAAGTTACAGACCATTAAGAGCAGGTGTTTTTATGGGATTTGGTCTTAGTGGG gTAATACCAGCTGTGCATTATGCCATTGCAGAGGGTTGGTTTAAAGCAATTAGTCAAGCTTCTCTTGGATGGTTAATATTAATGGGATGTTTATATATCTTAGGTGCAATGTTTTATGCATTAAGAGTACCTGAACGATTTTTCCCTGGCAAATTCGATATTTgg TTTCAGAGTCATCAAATTTTCCATGTATTAGTAATTGCTGCTGCTTTTGTTCATTATCATGGAATAACTGAGATGGCTATGTATAGAATGACAATAGGGGACTGTACAAATCCATCGCAGGTGATAGCCTTTTAA
- the LOC128875543 gene encoding GDP-fucose transporter 1 yields the protein MELENRMFSKFVYIAIVVSVYWIISILTVFINKALLSSELINLDAPLFVTWCQCIVSLIICATLNNLSKWFPNHIKFSSGNPYTRENLRKVLPLSLLFTGMIATNNLCLKYVDVAFYYVGRSLTTVFNVIFTYLILGQKTSAKCIACCGFIVIGFWLGVGQEHVAGSLSIVGTIFGVLGSLTLCLYSIHMKQVLPKLNQDIWLLSYYNNAYSVFIFLPLMIANGEHLTVYNYDKIGSLLFWSAMVVGGICGFAIGYVTALQIKVTSPLTHNISGTAKACAQTILATYWFNEERSFMWWISNVIVLGASAMYARLRQLDLSREYKEDKQQLL from the exons atGGAGTTAGAAAATCGAATGTTTTCAAAGTTCGTATATATCGCAATTGTTGTTTCAGTATACTG gataatttctatattaacagtatttataaacaaagcTCTTTTATCCAGCGAACTTATAAATTTAGATGCACCACTTTTTGTAACATGGTGTCAATGTATAGTAAGCTTAATTATTTGTGCAACTCTTAATAATCTATCAAAATGGTTCCCAAACCATATTAAGTTTTCAAGTGGGAATCCGTATACTAGAGAAAATCTTAGGAag GTATTACCATTGTCCCTTTTGTTTACTGGGATGATAGCAACTAACAatttatgtttgaaatatgttgatgttgcattttattatgtaGGACGTTCTCTAACAACTGTATTTAATGTCATTTTCACATATCTTATACTGG GTCAAAAGACTTCTGCAAAATGCATTGCATGCTGTGGATTTATTGTGATCGGATTTTGGCTTGGTGTGGGTCAAGAACACGTTGCTGGTTCTTTATCTATTGTAGGAACAATTTTTGGTGTACTTGGATCATTAACACTTTGTTTATATTCCATTCATATGAAGCAAGTTCTTCCAAAATTAAACCAAGATATTTGGTTACTTTCTTATTACAACAATGCGTACAGCGTTTTTATATTCCTTCCACTAATGATAGCAAATGGAGAACATCTTACAGTATATAATTACGATAAAATTGGGTCCCTATTATTTTGGTCTGCTATGGTTGTCGGTGGTATTTGTGGATTTGCTATTGGCTATGTTACAGCACTccaaataaaagtaacatcTCCTTTGACACATAACATCAGTGGAACTGCTAAAGCTTGTGCTCAAACAATTTTGGCAACTTACTGGTTCAATGAAGAAAGATCATTTATGTGGTGGATAAGTAATGTAATTGTTCTTGGCGCTAGTGCAATGTATGCCAGATTAAGACAACTTGATTTAAGCAGAGAATACAAAGAAgataaacaacaattactgtaa
- the LOC128875541 gene encoding glutathione hydrolase 7-like, with amino-acid sequence MCYNNCRPTEECPLTKNRSYKHKLSMYCGDGLKFIISCFTILTISITTTLVLQILYAEKNPQDYAGIHGAVATDYTNCSQIGTKILRKGGNAVDAAIAATVCMTVVAPHKTGLGGGGYVMMYSHKERTNPVIIDFVDDTIVGSFAQSRVRLPAVLKGLEYAHTLKGKLPWSEIIKPSVTLAKEGFVVSKELASEVSKNVDYEILYGHLTAGDILKLHDLGDMLTAVAQQSATVLYNGTFSEKLLHDKDQLPKLLIQLANYKPRVYLAKKSSFYKHAVYYAPHMSLLQSMIVSLNNLNISNGNASTIETQIRVAKALIQSTLTPLQLQQNAEEEKYTGVMAMDWEDTYVCIVTGLSAPFGLGYMSNAGFLLDKTDTNNSLSMLSPIIFYNEKAVCGLRGVFGTDDTLIIGQLLYSIIVRNLNISEAIECPRYYFSLDGLAVESDQKHSVSIQLRNQLSSMISVPYVDTDLTSKSVNAIIKRKDIMSSHSDSRGGGLASRF; translated from the exons ATGTGTTACAATAACTGTC gtcCAACAGAAGAATGTCCTCTAACAAAGAATAGAagttataaacataaattaagtATGTACTGTGGAGAtggtttaaaatttattataagcTGTTTTACCATTTTGACCATTTCTATTACGACAACGTTAGTTTTACAAATACTTTACGCAGAGAAAAATCCTCAG GACTATGCTGGAATTCATGGAGCAGTTGCAACTGATTATACAAATTGCTCACAAATTGGaactaaaatattaagaaaggGAGGTAATGCAGTAGATGCAGCTATAGCAGCTACAGTTTGTATGACAGTGGTAGCACCGCATAAAACTGGTCTGGGTGG GGGTGGCTATGTTATGATGTATAGTCATAAAGAACGAACTAATCCAGTTATTATTGATTTTGTCGATGATACGATCGTAG GGTCATTTGCACAAAGTAGAGTGCGTCTACCAGCTGTATTAAAAGGATTAGAATATGCACATACCTTAAAAGGTAAATTACCATGgagtgaaattattaaacCTTCTGTAACTTTAGCTAAAGAAGGATTTGTTGTATCAAAGGAATTAGCAAGCGAAGTATCAAAAAACGTtgattatgaaattttatatgggCACCTTACTGCAGgggatatattaaaattacatgatCTTGGTGATATGTTAACTGCTGTAGCACAACAGAGTGCTACTG tATTGTATAATGGAACATTTTCAGAGAAACTTTTACATGACAAAGATCAACTTCCAAAGTTGTTAATACAATTAGCAAATTACAAACCCCGTGTATATTTAGCAAAAAAATCTAGTTTTTATAAGCATGCCGTGTATTATGCTCCACATATGTCATTGTTACAATCAATGATTGTGTCATTGAACAATCTCAATATATCCAATGGAAATGCATCCACAATAGAAACACAAATTCGCGTAGCCAAAGCATTGATACAGTCGACATTGACTCCATTGCAACTACAACAAAATG ccgaagaagaaaaatatacggGCGTCATGGCTATGGATTGGGAAGACACTTATGTTTGTATCGTAAC AGGACTTAGCGCGCCGTTTGGTCTTGGATACATGTCAAATGCAGGCTTTCTGCTAGATAAGACTGATACAAATAATAGTTTATCTATGCTCTCtccaatcattttttataacgaaaaagCGGTATGTGGTTTGCGAGGAGTATTTGGAACAGATGATACATTAATCATTGGACAATTGTTATATAGTATTATAGTAcgtaatttaaacatttctgaagcCATTGAATGTCCAAG GTACTATTTCTCATTGGATGGGCTTGCTGTAGAAAGTGATCAGAAACATTCTGTGAGTATCCAATTACGAAATCAGTTAAGCTCAATGATATCAGTACCATACGTGGATACGGATCTAACATCAAAAAGCGTGAATGCAattataaaaaggaaagatATAATGTCGAGTCATTCAGATAGCCGAGGAGGTGGTCTTGCATCAAGattttaa
- the LOC128875540 gene encoding DNA repair and recombination protein RAD54-like isoform X2, whose translation MKESLFIVWKRYIFNNTYLCAFLRTIHKSNMSIDILEMLKESRMIKVCAPMVRYSKLQFRTLVRQYDCDICFTPMILADSFVQSDKARDNEFSTTNEDKPLVVQFAAKTVNDFVGAAEMVAPYCSGVDLNCGCPQRWAIKDGYGADLLKNPDLVKDIIYQIRSFAPSQRGKRPLLSDISNNGSFSPIVPQVYQTKKRICRNIRDVKIPEYKAIALSANDAQATQEVISEHEERVKKLLNKPFKIPIPGYQLSGRALGTRLSGPRRPLHDPDEANALIVYSPPELSEHDRLKLDQSKQLVHVVVDPLLCSILRPHQREGVKFMYECVTGKRIEGAYGCIMADEMGLGKTLQCITLLWTLLKQGPEAKPLIEKAIIVAPSSLVKNWYNEIFKWLKNRVQPLAIDGGNKADIDAKLTGFMKTYGRRCANPILIVSYETFRLHAHVLHQDEVGLVLCDEGHRLKNSENQTYQALMSLKAKRRVLLSGTPIQNDLLEYFSLVHFVNQGLLGTAQEFRKKFEIPILRGQDAAATDTERKVAQERLAELITIVNKCLIRRTSALLSKYLPLKHELVVCIKMGKLQTDLYKSFVQSDSIKKSMEEDSDGPKKGRSLSALSAITLLKKLCNHPDLVYDKILGKTEGFENAAKLMPSNYNTKEILPELSGKLMVLDCLLASIKTTTNDKIVLVSNYTQTLDLFEKLCHKRCYNYVRLDGTMSIKKRAKVVENFNNPDSSDFIFMLSSKAGGCGLNLIGANRLVMFDPDWNPANDDQAMARVWRDGQKKPCFVYRFLCTGTIEEKIFQRQAHKKALSSTVVDQEEDVARHFTLNDLRDLFKLEENTISDTHSKFKCKRCINGIEVKGPPEQSDCNSDLSDWRHAHNPRNLPDLSLRQCWSSGISFVFHHRSHEQVK comes from the exons ATGAAAGAAAGTTTATTCATTGTTTGGaagagatatatttttaataatacatatctTTGTGCTTTTCTTCGTACAATACACAAAAGCAATATGTCAATTGATATATTAGAAATGCTAAAGGAATCAAGAATGATAAAAGTATGTGCACCAATGGTCAGATACAGCAA attacaaTTTAGGACTTTGGTAAGACAGTATGATTGTGACATTTGCTTCACTCCTATGATCTTAGCTGATTCGTTTGTACAATCTGATAAAGCCAGGGATAATGAATTTTCAACAACTAATGAAGATAAACCACTAGTTGTTCAATTTGCTGCAAAAACTGTGAACGATTTCGTTGGTGCAGCAGAAATGGTTGCTCC GTACTGTAGTGGTGTTGATCTGAATTGTGGTTGTCCTCAACGCTGGGCCATAAAAGATGGGTATGGAGCTGATTTGCTTAAAAACCCAGATCTTGTAAAGGATATAATATATCAA ATTCGATCTTTTGCACCTAGTCAAAGAGGAAAGCGTCCATTACTTTCTGATATATCCAATAATGGCTCTTTTTCACCAATTGTGCCACAAGTATATCagacaaaaaaaagaatttgtcgTAATATCAGAGATGTGAAAATACCAGAATATAAAGCCATTGCTCTTTCAGCGAATGATGCACAAGCAACTCAAGAAGTCATTTCTgaacat GAAGAAAGGGTAAAGAAACTTCTCAACAAACCATTCAAGATACCAATTCCTGGTTACCAACTATCAGGTCGTGCTTTAGGCACACGTTTATCTGGTCCCCGAAGACCATTACATGATCCTGATGAAGCTAATGCTCTTATTGTTTATTCACCACCTGAATTATCTGAACATGATAGACTAAAATTAGATCA ATCTAAACAGCTTGTACATGTTGTGGTTGATCCTCTGCTATGTAGTATTTTAAGACCTCACCAAAGAGAAGGTGTTAAATTTATGTATGAATGTGTAACTGGAAAACGCATAGAAGGTGCTTATGGATGTATTATGGCAGATGAAATGGGTCTTGGAAAAACTTTGCAGTGCATAACTCTTTTATGGACTCTATTAAAACAAG gACCTGAAGCTAAACCACTTATAGAGAAGGCTATTATCGTTGCTCCAAGTTCTTTGGTTAAAAATTGgtacaatgaaatttttaagtgGTTGAAAAATAGAGTACAACCGCTAGCTATCGATGGTGGTAACAAAGCAGATATCGATGCAAAACTTACAGGTTTCATGAAAACGTATGGTCGTAGATGTGCTAATCCCATTTTAATAGTTAGCTATGAAACTTTTCGTTTACATGCGCATGTTCTCCACCAAGACGAAGTAGGACTCGTACTATGCGACGAAGGtcatcgtttaaaaaattccgagAATCAAACTTACCAAGCGCTTATGAGTTTGAAAGCTAAAAGAAGAGTATTACTTAGCGGAACACCTATTCAAAATGATCttctagaatatttttctcttgtaCACTTCGTGAATCAAGGATTGTTAGGAACTGCACAggaatttcgaaagaaatttgaaataccaATTTTACGAGGCCAAGATGCAGCTGCAACAGACACCGAACGCAAGGTTGCTCAAGAACGCTTAGCAGAATTAATAACTATCGTTAATAAATGTCTCATTAGACGTACCAGCGCTTtactttctaaatatttacCACTAAAACACGAACTTGtagtttgtataaaaatggGCAAATTACAAACTGATCTTTATAAAAGTTTTGTACAAAGTGATAgcataaaaaaatcaatggaAGAGGATTCCGATGGTccgaaaaaaggaagaagccTTTCTGCACTTTCTGCGATTAcgcttttgaaaaaattgtgcaATCATCCCGATTTAGtttacgataaaatattaGGGAAAACTGAGGGATTTGAAAACGCTGCAAAATTAATGCCGTCAAACTATAATACTAAAGAAATTTTACCAGAATTGTCCGGAAAATTAATGGTATTAGACTGTCTTCTGGCATCCattaaaacaacaacaaacgataaaattgtattggTGTCGAATTATACGCAAACTCTCGATCTATTCGAAAAACTGTGTCACAAACGATGCTACAATTACGTTAGACTCGATGGCACAATGAGTATTAAGAAAAGGGCGAAAGTagtagaaaatttcaataaccCAGACAGCagcgattttattttcatgcttaGTTCGAAAGCTGGCGGGTGTGGGTTGAATTTAATAGGTGCAAATCGTCTTGTCATGTTCGATCCTGATTGGAATCCTGCAAACGATGATCAAGCGATGGCTCGAGTTTGGAGGGATGGTCAAAAGAAACCATGTTTCGTATACCGTTTTCTTTGC ACTGGTACTATAGAAGAAAAGATTTTCCAAAGACAAGCACATAAAAAGGCTTTAAGTTCAACAGTTGTAGATCAAGAGGAAGATGTTGCAAGACATTTCACGTTGAACGACTTacgagatttatttaaactggAAGAAAATACGATATCTGATACTCATTCAAA GTTCAAATGTAAACGGTGCATTAATGGTATAGAAGTGAAAGGACCACCAGAGCAATCTGATTGCAATTCTGATCTATCAGATTGGAGGCACGCCCATAATCCGCGAAATTTGCCAGATTTATCGCTACGGCAATGTTGGTCAAGTGggatttctttcgtttttcatcATCGTTCACACgaacaagtaaaataa
- the LOC128875540 gene encoding DNA repair and recombination protein RAD54-like isoform X1 gives MIRSFAPSQRGKRPLLSDISNNGSFSPIVPQVYQTKKRICRNIRDVKIPEYKAIALSANDAQATQEVISEHEERVKKLLNKPFKIPIPGYQLSGRALGTRLSGPRRPLHDPDEANALIVYSPPELSEHDRLKLDQSKQLVHVVVDPLLCSILRPHQREGVKFMYECVTGKRIEGAYGCIMADEMGLGKTLQCITLLWTLLKQGPEAKPLIEKAIIVAPSSLVKNWYNEIFKWLKNRVQPLAIDGGNKADIDAKLTGFMKTYGRRCANPILIVSYETFRLHAHVLHQDEVGLVLCDEGHRLKNSENQTYQALMSLKAKRRVLLSGTPIQNDLLEYFSLVHFVNQGLLGTAQEFRKKFEIPILRGQDAAATDTERKVAQERLAELITIVNKCLIRRTSALLSKYLPLKHELVVCIKMGKLQTDLYKSFVQSDSIKKSMEEDSDGPKKGRSLSALSAITLLKKLCNHPDLVYDKILGKTEGFENAAKLMPSNYNTKEILPELSGKLMVLDCLLASIKTTTNDKIVLVSNYTQTLDLFEKLCHKRCYNYVRLDGTMSIKKRAKVVENFNNPDSSDFIFMLSSKAGGCGLNLIGANRLVMFDPDWNPANDDQAMARVWRDGQKKPCFVYRFLCTGTIEEKIFQRQAHKKALSSTVVDQEEDVARHFTLNDLRDLFKLEENTISDTHSKFKCKRCINGIEVKGPPEQSDCNSDLSDWRHAHNPRNLPDLSLRQCWSSGISFVFHHRSHEQVK, from the exons ATG ATTCGATCTTTTGCACCTAGTCAAAGAGGAAAGCGTCCATTACTTTCTGATATATCCAATAATGGCTCTTTTTCACCAATTGTGCCACAAGTATATCagacaaaaaaaagaatttgtcgTAATATCAGAGATGTGAAAATACCAGAATATAAAGCCATTGCTCTTTCAGCGAATGATGCACAAGCAACTCAAGAAGTCATTTCTgaacat GAAGAAAGGGTAAAGAAACTTCTCAACAAACCATTCAAGATACCAATTCCTGGTTACCAACTATCAGGTCGTGCTTTAGGCACACGTTTATCTGGTCCCCGAAGACCATTACATGATCCTGATGAAGCTAATGCTCTTATTGTTTATTCACCACCTGAATTATCTGAACATGATAGACTAAAATTAGATCA ATCTAAACAGCTTGTACATGTTGTGGTTGATCCTCTGCTATGTAGTATTTTAAGACCTCACCAAAGAGAAGGTGTTAAATTTATGTATGAATGTGTAACTGGAAAACGCATAGAAGGTGCTTATGGATGTATTATGGCAGATGAAATGGGTCTTGGAAAAACTTTGCAGTGCATAACTCTTTTATGGACTCTATTAAAACAAG gACCTGAAGCTAAACCACTTATAGAGAAGGCTATTATCGTTGCTCCAAGTTCTTTGGTTAAAAATTGgtacaatgaaatttttaagtgGTTGAAAAATAGAGTACAACCGCTAGCTATCGATGGTGGTAACAAAGCAGATATCGATGCAAAACTTACAGGTTTCATGAAAACGTATGGTCGTAGATGTGCTAATCCCATTTTAATAGTTAGCTATGAAACTTTTCGTTTACATGCGCATGTTCTCCACCAAGACGAAGTAGGACTCGTACTATGCGACGAAGGtcatcgtttaaaaaattccgagAATCAAACTTACCAAGCGCTTATGAGTTTGAAAGCTAAAAGAAGAGTATTACTTAGCGGAACACCTATTCAAAATGATCttctagaatatttttctcttgtaCACTTCGTGAATCAAGGATTGTTAGGAACTGCACAggaatttcgaaagaaatttgaaataccaATTTTACGAGGCCAAGATGCAGCTGCAACAGACACCGAACGCAAGGTTGCTCAAGAACGCTTAGCAGAATTAATAACTATCGTTAATAAATGTCTCATTAGACGTACCAGCGCTTtactttctaaatatttacCACTAAAACACGAACTTGtagtttgtataaaaatggGCAAATTACAAACTGATCTTTATAAAAGTTTTGTACAAAGTGATAgcataaaaaaatcaatggaAGAGGATTCCGATGGTccgaaaaaaggaagaagccTTTCTGCACTTTCTGCGATTAcgcttttgaaaaaattgtgcaATCATCCCGATTTAGtttacgataaaatattaGGGAAAACTGAGGGATTTGAAAACGCTGCAAAATTAATGCCGTCAAACTATAATACTAAAGAAATTTTACCAGAATTGTCCGGAAAATTAATGGTATTAGACTGTCTTCTGGCATCCattaaaacaacaacaaacgataaaattgtattggTGTCGAATTATACGCAAACTCTCGATCTATTCGAAAAACTGTGTCACAAACGATGCTACAATTACGTTAGACTCGATGGCACAATGAGTATTAAGAAAAGGGCGAAAGTagtagaaaatttcaataaccCAGACAGCagcgattttattttcatgcttaGTTCGAAAGCTGGCGGGTGTGGGTTGAATTTAATAGGTGCAAATCGTCTTGTCATGTTCGATCCTGATTGGAATCCTGCAAACGATGATCAAGCGATGGCTCGAGTTTGGAGGGATGGTCAAAAGAAACCATGTTTCGTATACCGTTTTCTTTGC ACTGGTACTATAGAAGAAAAGATTTTCCAAAGACAAGCACATAAAAAGGCTTTAAGTTCAACAGTTGTAGATCAAGAGGAAGATGTTGCAAGACATTTCACGTTGAACGACTTacgagatttatttaaactggAAGAAAATACGATATCTGATACTCATTCAAA GTTCAAATGTAAACGGTGCATTAATGGTATAGAAGTGAAAGGACCACCAGAGCAATCTGATTGCAATTCTGATCTATCAGATTGGAGGCACGCCCATAATCCGCGAAATTTGCCAGATTTATCGCTACGGCAATGTTGGTCAAGTGggatttctttcgtttttcatcATCGTTCACACgaacaagtaaaataa